One stretch of Chloroflexota bacterium DNA includes these proteins:
- a CDS encoding type II toxin-antitoxin system PemK/MazF family toxin — MAEASFPRYGDIYEVNLDPVVGAETGKRRPALVVS, encoded by the coding sequence ATGGCTGAGGCGAGTTTCCCCCGATACGGAGATATTTATGAGGTAAACCTTGACCCTGTTGTTGGAGCCGAGACGGGTAAACGCCGGCCAGCGCTGGTTGTTTCCAA